In Pseudomonas fluorescens NCIMB 11764, a single window of DNA contains:
- a CDS encoding flavin monoamine oxidase family protein encodes MNKNNRHPADGKKPVTIFGPDFPFGFDDWIEHPAGLGSIPEHNHGAEVAIVGAGIAGLVAAYELMKLGLKPVVYEASKLGGRLRSQAFNGTDGIVAELGGMRFPVSSTAFYHYVDKLGLETKPFPNPLTPASGSTVIDLEGKTHYAQKLADLPALFQEVADAWADALEAGSQFSDIQQAIRDRDVPRLKELWNTLVPLWDDRTFYDFVATSEAFAKLSFHHREVFGQVGFGTGGWDSDFPNSMLEIFRVVMTNCDDHQHLVVGGVEQVPQGIWRHVPERCVHWPAGTSLKSLHRGAPRSGVKKIAHAPDGRFAVTDNNGDTREYAAVLTTCQSWLLTTQIECDETLFSQKMWMALDRTRYMQSSKTFVMVDRPFWKDKDPETGRDLMSMTLTDRLTRGTYLFDNGDDKPGVICLSYSWMSDALKMLPHPVEKRVELALNALKKIYPKVDIAARIIGDPITVSWEADPHFLGAFKGALPGHYRYNQRMYAHFMQDDMPAEQRGIFIAGDDVSWTPAWVEGAVQTSLNAVWGIMKHFGGETHAENPGPGDVFNEIGPIALPE; translated from the coding sequence ATGAACAAGAACAATCGCCATCCTGCAGACGGTAAGAAACCAGTCACCATTTTCGGCCCGGACTTTCCATTCGGCTTCGACGACTGGATCGAGCACCCGGCCGGCCTCGGCAGTATTCCCGAGCACAACCACGGCGCCGAAGTGGCGATTGTCGGCGCAGGCATTGCCGGATTGGTCGCTGCCTATGAACTGATGAAACTGGGCCTCAAGCCCGTCGTCTACGAAGCCTCTAAATTGGGCGGCCGCCTGCGTTCCCAGGCGTTCAACGGGACCGATGGCATCGTCGCCGAACTGGGCGGCATGCGCTTCCCGGTGTCGTCCACGGCGTTTTACCACTATGTCGACAAGCTCGGTCTCGAGACCAAACCCTTTCCCAATCCGCTGACGCCGGCCTCTGGCAGCACCGTGATCGACCTGGAAGGCAAAACCCACTACGCACAGAAGCTGGCCGATCTTCCTGCATTGTTCCAGGAAGTGGCTGACGCCTGGGCCGACGCCCTGGAAGCCGGCTCGCAGTTCTCCGATATCCAGCAAGCGATCCGCGACCGTGACGTGCCGCGTCTCAAAGAGCTCTGGAACACCCTGGTCCCGCTGTGGGACGACCGCACGTTCTACGACTTTGTCGCCACCTCGGAAGCCTTCGCCAAGCTCTCGTTCCATCACCGCGAAGTGTTCGGCCAGGTCGGTTTCGGCACCGGCGGCTGGGACTCGGACTTCCCGAACTCGATGCTGGAAATCTTCCGCGTCGTGATGACCAACTGCGACGATCACCAACATCTGGTCGTCGGCGGCGTCGAACAAGTGCCGCAAGGCATCTGGCGCCATGTGCCGGAGCGTTGCGTGCACTGGCCCGCAGGTACCAGCCTCAAGTCGCTGCACCGAGGCGCGCCACGCTCCGGGGTTAAAAAAATCGCTCACGCCCCGGACGGTCGTTTTGCGGTCACCGATAACAACGGCGACACCCGCGAGTACGCCGCAGTGCTGACCACCTGCCAGAGCTGGCTGCTGACCACGCAGATCGAATGCGACGAAACCCTGTTCTCGCAGAAGATGTGGATGGCCCTCGACCGCACCCGCTACATGCAGTCGTCGAAAACCTTCGTGATGGTCGACCGCCCGTTCTGGAAGGACAAGGATCCGGAAACAGGTCGTGATCTGATGAGCATGACCCTCACCGATCGCCTGACCCGTGGCACTTACCTGTTCGACAACGGTGACGACAAGCCCGGGGTGATTTGCCTGTCGTACTCGTGGATGAGTGACGCGCTGAAAATGCTGCCGCACCCGGTGGAAAAACGCGTCGAACTGGCCTTGAACGCGCTGAAAAAGATCTACCCGAAAGTCGATATTGCGGCGCGAATCATCGGCGATCCGATCACCGTATCGTGGGAAGCCGACCCGCATTTCCTCGGGGCTTTCAAAGGCGCACTGCCCGGCCACTATCGCTACAACCAGCGCATGTATGCTCACTTCATGCAGGACGACATGCCGGCCGAACAACGCGGGATTTTCATCGCAGGCGACGACGTTTCGTGGACGCCGGCGTGGGTCGAAGGCGCGGTGCAGACCTCGCTCAATGCGGTGTGGGGCATCATGAAACACTTCGGCGGTGAAACTCACGCCGAGAACCCGGGTCCAGGAGATGTGTTCAACGAGATCGGTCCGATCGCCCTGCCCGAGTAA
- a CDS encoding carbon-nitrogen hydrolase family protein has protein sequence MRVALYQCPPLPLDVAGNLQRLHQLALEAKGADLLVLPEMFLTGYNIGVDAVSVLAEVHNGESAQQIARIAKTAGIAILYGYPERTADGQIYNAVQLIDANGERLCNYRKTHLYGDLDHSMFSAGQGDFPLVKLNGWKLGFLICYDVEFPENARRLALAGAELILVPTANMIPYDFVADVTVRARAFENQCYVAYANYCGNEGDIHYCGQSSIAAPDGSRIAQAGLDEALIVGELDRQLMVDSRAANRYFLDRRPELYGELNKR, from the coding sequence ATGCGCGTAGCCCTTTACCAATGTCCGCCGCTGCCCCTGGACGTCGCCGGCAACCTGCAACGCCTCCATCAACTGGCGCTGGAGGCCAAAGGTGCCGACTTGCTGGTGCTGCCGGAGATGTTTTTGACCGGTTACAACATCGGCGTCGATGCCGTCAGCGTCCTGGCGGAGGTGCACAACGGAGAGTCGGCACAGCAGATCGCGCGCATTGCCAAAACGGCAGGGATTGCCATTTTGTACGGCTATCCCGAGCGCACTGCGGACGGGCAGATCTACAACGCCGTGCAATTGATCGACGCCAACGGCGAGCGCCTGTGCAACTACCGCAAGACTCACCTGTACGGCGACCTCGATCACTCGATGTTCAGCGCCGGGCAGGGTGATTTTCCGCTGGTGAAGCTCAACGGCTGGAAGCTGGGCTTCCTGATCTGCTACGACGTTGAGTTTCCGGAAAATGCGCGGCGGCTGGCCCTGGCCGGCGCCGAGCTGATTCTGGTACCGACAGCGAACATGATTCCTTACGACTTCGTCGCCGACGTCACCGTGCGCGCCCGCGCCTTCGAAAACCAGTGTTACGTGGCGTATGCCAATTACTGCGGAAACGAAGGCGACATCCACTACTGCGGCCAAAGCAGCATCGCCGCACCGGATGGCAGCCGCATCGCTCAGGCGGGCCTTGATGAAGCGCTGATTGTCGGTGAGCTGGATCGTCAGTTGATGGTCGATTCCCGCGCCGCCAATCGCTACTTCCTCGATCGCCGCCCGGAGCTTTACGGCGAGCTTAACAAGCGCTGA